The Lactuca sativa cultivar Salinas chromosome 2, Lsat_Salinas_v11, whole genome shotgun sequence genome includes the window TCTCTCTTGAAATGTATATGTGGATGTTTTCTAATTTCTTTCCTTTTCAATCCAAAAGACGTTCTTGTATCTTagaaatatttatttatattttgatctTAGGATTAAATAAGCATTTCATTACATATATGTATTATACAATAGAGACCATGGATGCTAGAAGTAACAATTTACAACAATTTCACccattttagtttttgttttcctAGAAAAATATACGAAATTTAAACCATTTTACACTTTGTTTTCTGTCTAGTTGTTTAAATAAGGCGTTGCGAAGATGAATAATGTTTAcaaaatatttaagaaaataaTAACAGATGGGGAATGtaacaaaaacataaataagacaaatttctaataataataaaaaaaaaaacatagtactTAATTAGAAAAAGCCAAGTTTTCTTAACTGTTTCCGTTAATCATGTCCTTCTTTGaacaaattattttttaaataaaaaacacaCTAACTAGTAAGAAACTAACAAAAACTAGACCTATTATGCTAttctcaaatatatatatatatatatatatatatatatatatatatatatatatatatatatatatatatatatatatatatatatatatatatatatatatatatatataatactagagagtaacataacatattatttaCTTTGGAATATATTTTGACCCTTTAAAACTAAATCTGTCTCATATAATATTATCTTCACTCTAAAAACACACAGTGAGTTTTTAGCATGATTTTTTCCATTCAAACCACATGCTAAATAGATATCATATCAAAAGgaatatttatttaatattaagtttttaaatttaaaattttgaaaaattcctTAATAAATGACTTTAGCTAAGAATTTGCTTTTTATATCACAAAGAAAATGTtcttttaccaaacaatttcacaaatcttttttttttttttttttttgcaaattttaCTAAAATGTTTGTAGGTGTGGTACAAAAAGCCCCCTCCCCAATAGATTAAAGGTTCAAATCTAGTTGTGAACACATGAATAGATATAAGAGTAGGATTAGTGCTTGTTAGCCATTCtaaaaaaaatagtttcaaaTTATAAAAAAAGTGTTGCAAAATAAGGGCCATCTTGTAGTTATTAATCTTTTCTAATATCCTATGCAATATAGTAGTTATTGGAAACTTCTTGATTACATTTTTACAACAATATATTTTGTGTAAATTAACttttatactttatgttaaatatgTAACAATATATGTATTTATAAAACAAAGTTTAGTATTATAGCTTCTCCATCAGTACCAACCTTTCAAAACATAAAAACCTTGCAAAATGCCATATGAAACCACGTCAACATAAACTATAAATTTATCTTCTTGCTTATTATTACATTTTAATTAtatcatttattaattaaataagtttATTACTATATAAGTAtgttatatattataatttatttaggttatatttattaatattttaacaaACTTCTATATTATTAAACAAATCAATAGATAAAATAAAGAGGGGGGATTTTTTTTTTTCGTATCACATTTTCTGTCGCATAAATAATAAGAAAATTCTCATTGCAAACGCTGATGtgtcataattaaaaaaaaaatgtcacTTGAAAACATTAATATTCATCAACTCTAGAAaactttaaataataattttcacTATTAATCTAACCATATATCATCATAACAATAATACAAGGTTACACCATTTGGTTGCCAAACACCCAAAGCCTTTTTTAATGCTCTAAGTATGTTTAAAAACAACTCTTATTACCAAAACAACTAATGTAATATCATCATCTACTTGCCATATTTCCTTTCTCTTTTAATCAATTAAACCTTGCTATAAAACTAGTTCTAAAATGTTAAATAATAATGAAGATTTTAATATGTTATGGTAGATTTGGACCCCATAAATCGGTAGCACTCACCTCCGGGTTTGGCCCAAACCAATAATCATCCTCAATCTGCAACCAACAACCCACATAGTATCAGAATCACAAATATTTAAAAAACTTTTTTTATAAGAGGATTccaagggcatttatgtcttttgcacaTACAAACGATCGAGAACATGTCCTTATCCCACCTTTTTTTTAAGGGACAAATTCATATTTTTGTCTATTTGACATCAAAGACAGTACAACCTGTTTTGTCCTAGACAAACTTTGTAGGGCTATTCTTTTTTATTAGGAggagggcattttcgtcatttgcATTGTCAACCTTTCTAGGTAGgacaaaaaattacaatttttgtcCCAACTTTTTCTAAGGCTATTTTGTACAACTTGTTTTCTCTTAGACAAACTTTCTAAGGCTATTTTTGATGAGGATgagaagggcatttacgtcttttataCAGACAAGAGATTGATATGATAGCAAGTCCTTGTCCCACCTTTTTCAAGTGAGACAAAAACTTACAACTTTTGTCCCACTGACATCAATCTCATTCCCAGTTTAACTTATTCTTTTCTGTTCTATCATGTCATGTCATATCATAAGAAACTTACATCATTTTGAGGTGGGATTATCTTTTGAATTCCATATGAAGGggagtcaaccgagttgactttgactgaatcTAAATGCGTTTGTAAATCTCTACTATTTTTGTTGATGTGGCTCCCACCTTCTTGAGTAGATTCTTTAAATGATTCactaaaacaaaacatatatgTTGCAATGAACACGAGAAATAATAGGAAATAAAACTCAtctttatatattaaaatttcttttttacttaatctgGACATAATGAATTAATGTGTTTTAAATAGTATCATTTATGAGAAGCAAATGAAAGTACCTTATGAGATACAGATCAATGGGAGCTGTATGACTTCTGATAATAAGTTTAAATTGCTTTTGAGAGAAACCATAATCCTGCActttcaacattttttttatatcttaataaagtcattataataaaataaaaagataaatgaAAGTAATAGCATTGTAGTAatttctaatttttcttattaggacattgtactttgaaaaatctactgatttaaagtaaaattttgtaaaagaaagtatgataggataataaattaattaattaattaaagtacattgctaattcttgcatttaacaataaaaaaatattaaaaaaaaaattaaaaaaaattcatgttTCATTTGCAATACTCACCTGATCAGGATCAGGAACTTCAATAGAACTACCATGTGGTGCTCTTACTGCTATTAAAGTCTCATTCtgtcaaaaataaatataaatataaataaataaataatcaaagaacaggatttaatataaaaaaatgatgggaataaaaaaaatatgaaatcttTGAAACCAGTCAAACCTCAAAACATGGAAGATTCCTAAAATCTTCTCCTCTTAAGTAAAGATGCCTAAAAGAATCGAGAAAAATGTCAGTGATATCATATCAGAgttattaacttttttttaaatattttattggaCAAATTATGAAAATgtaaatacaaaagaaaaaacaGAAAAGCACTTGTACTTTCACAATTAGATCTATTTAGCCACTTAACTATTTTCTATAGTGACTAAACTATTATCTTTTGCCTGAAAAAGACCttgaatttttttcatttttccaatttggcccttttagtcatttttttccaaaagtaatgtaaaatgtgagggtttttttcgagaaaaacttaaaaagttgagggtttatttggaagcatttagaaggttgaggggttttttggaaaaaaaatacaaagttgagggcttttttggaaaaaaatgaaaaaatacaaagTCTCTTTCAGGCAAAAAAAATAAAGCTGAGGTTTAATCtggaaaaaaacacaaaatataaaatcttttatgagattaacccaATAAAGTATAAGTGGCTAAATCAATAAAATGGTGAAATTACATTGTgcttttgtatttttttcattctTTCAAGGATATTAAATAGTTAAATcagtcaaattatatatatatatatatatatatatatatatatatatatatatatatatatatatatatatagtatgatAAGAGTTATTATATGTGAAAAAACAACATACTTTCGAGTATTATGATCAAATTCCATAGAGTTGAGGCGTTGTTGTGTTTCCCTTATACACTCATCAAGTCTTGATTCTTCAGCATTTAGATGTTGAAGCTCAGCCTGTCATAGAAAGGAATGGAATCACTCATTCCATTGGAATCACAAAATTAACTTTTTCTTTTGTCTCATGGAATGGAATGGACAATTCTAAAAGGAATTTGTTACTTTTGATCCCTTAAACACAttggaatgaatgaatgattACAATTTACAATATAACCCATTTTATTAATGTAATTTTTAACAACacaaattctttttataaaattttcacaATTATTATACATATTAAAACCGATTGGCTTAGGAATAGtatagtttttgtatttcacaCTTTTGCCACAAGAGTTTCTTATTTCAGATTTTGACCACAAGACTTTTCTATTTCCAATTTTGGCCACAAGACTTTCCTATGTTGGCAGGTTTTGTCCCTAGACTTTCAAAATGTTGGCACTTTACACTCCTACTTTGTACAATGGCACTTTCTACCCCTCTACTTTGTAAAATATCACTTTCACCCCCCTCAAATTTGGACAACAACATTTTCCACCCAGTTACCTTTAGTATATTGGCAGATTTCCAAGTttgtaaaatatgatttttttttccacCTTTTGTAATTAAATTACAATTTTATTTTCCAATGTTAAactagaaaatatattttttctattataATCATATATGGGTTTTAATGAACTATTATTATGTTTCCTTATTTAttttcataaataaaaaaatcataaattataattaaacaaTATATAGAGTAGAGTTATTCCATTCTATCCAATCAAACAAATCTTTAAATTTTGCATAAAGCCtttcatttcttttcttttttttttctttcatagtGCACAAaccttataaaaataataaatacacACACCTGTTACAAAAAGATGAATTATTTTATACATACCTTTAATCTTTTAACATGTTTATCCAAATTTTGTGGTGACAACGTCTTACTTTTCCTGCTAATAATAATAAGTACATGTGTTAGAAAATGAAAATATATGCAcaaaatttataatatataaaaagaatgaacttacttccaacgtatgtgATTCTTTGAAGCCTTTTCTACTAATCCTATCCCTTCAAgaacatttgtaatatcataaattCTCCTCTTTTGGACCTACCAaataagtaatatatatatatatatatatatatatatatatatatatatatatatatatatatatacacacaccaaTGATTAAGTGAACATTTATGCAATAATGTTTCACCTTTTTATCAATTTTTATGCAACAAAGtggtttttatattaaatatgctATAAAGTTTCATTTTAGGACCAAATGATGCaattttttgaaatgtttttttttttgcaaatatcAAAAAACACTTGTACATTTGTCAGTTTATCGATTTAGCAATTTAACTGAAATATGTAGTGTGATTAAATCGTTATACTTTATCTGATTGTTTAAAAAGACATTTTTCCTGGTTTGAGAAAtggtaataaataaataaaaaatcacaAAGTACTTTCACTTTTTTATTGATTGAGCCACTAAACTATTACTTAtctatgataattatgataataaTAGTTCAGTGGctaaataaatcaataaaaggACAATGGCTTAAATGTTTAATCACAACAGAAAATCAATAAAATGATGAAAACATTTATGAAGGACAATGTATATCAGATCATACTTCTAATATAACTGCAGCTTTGTTTAGATCAAGAATTCCATCCTTGTCAGCATGTATCAAATTAACAAACTTCTTTGTGAGGAGTCCTGTTAACAATTTAATAaactttttcattaaaaaaaaaaattggaaatcaTAGCATGCATATTTAAGGATGTTTGGTTTGCAGAATATGAATGAAATTCAATTTCGTGTATAGTTAATTTCTAGAATCTTTATAtacaggggtattttggtcttttaacaAAAAGGGAAGGAATGAAAACTCTGTAAGGGATGGTGATTCTGATGTAACTGAATTTTGTCCATTTCGAAACCAAACATGTCATATaatggaatcttgaattccaattcTGAAAGATTATATTTTTATCCATATATGTAGGAGTATTTTGGTCTTTTGGCAAATAAGAGAAGGAATGGAATTGAAGTCCTTCCAAATTTTATATTGTGAATTCCATGAATGATGGAATTAGAAGGATTCGGGTGGAATTAAATTTTGTCCAATTAACAACAAAACACATCATggaatggaatcttgaattccaattccaattAAAATACTGATTCGAGTAAGCTTACCAAGAGAACTATCATAACGACAAGCAGCAACTAGATTTTCTCCAGAGTCTGTAATAAAAAGAGAGTTTAATCGATTTTCAcaataaaattacaaaaaaaaacaacatttacaaatgaaaaaaaaaaagatgtattTGTATTACCAGCATTTGGTTCTTGATTTCCAAGCTTAAAAGcttttaatttcttgtttctcTTGACAACACCACAAGGCAATGATCCAAATGAAGGACAATCTACTTCTTCAGGAATTGTATTTGTATTAATTGCTTCACTTTTGATGGTTTGTTTTGGCTGttttataaaatagaaaaaaaaattgaaattacaaCATGGATTTGACTTCTTGATGTAGTTGATATTTCatgatgattatgatgatgatgataacatTAATGATATTGAATATTATGATTGTGTAAATAATTTACTAAAACTAACAAGGAGCAAGTTCATATCCCACCTTTTTGGGTGAGACAAAATTACAATTTTGTCCCACCCAAAACACAAGAAAACTTATTACAAGACTATCTATTTTGTCATGTATAGTGTAACAAACACATCCTAAATGACCAATGGGGTTAAACCCAACAacaaaataaaaccctaattctaataAGTTTACTTCTTAGATTAATAGTTTTGTAGCTTTATTAGGTTCATCAATGAGAGATAGACACTTCAAGAGGAATGAATGTTCGTATGAGGACTCACGCTTTGACCTTAAAAGTCAAACATATATCAAAGCGGCATCTTTCTACAATGAACGCAACTAAAAGTACTTTTAATCCGAACATTATGTTAAAAACATGAAACCCAATATCAAAGCGAAAAAAACTGTAAACAAGTTAACTCATTGGTCAAATAAGCAATCCGAAAAACGCTCGATGTGTAAAACTTAGATTCTACGAAATAAACAGCAATTTTTAATCCATCAAATCAGACAAAGCAACTAAAAAACTTCAAATTAGTAAGCGAATAAAGGGGAGAAAGTGAGGGACAATGAATCAACTTACTGAAATCAAGAACATGGGCAAATTTTGAGTAGCAATAGGAGGATTGCAAAAAGAAATTTGTTGTATTCTGGATAGAGGGTTTTGAACTGACAAGTTGACGTCATCAGCACCGGCAGCAACCGACATTGAcatcgccaccaccaccaccaccgccggaGCTGACTGGTGTTTGATTCTTGTTGTCTGTTGGCGTTGAAATATAATATAGAAAAAGGACAGGAGTAGAAACAAATAGGGTGGACGTGGTGGTGATGTGTTGGTGAAACAGCGGGAAGGTTTAAGGCAGGCGGGACTTTGGAGTTCGAATGCGTAGAAGAAGAAAACCCACCAACGCTACGCTCCACTTCTTCTCTTCTGCTTCTGATGTTTTTCCAAAGTTAGGCCTGGCCCAATTAGATGCTGTATAATCATGATtcatgttttgattttttttttaaaaaaaattggataaGGATAAGAATAAGtttacatgtttttattaaattatatatagttttgtaatttttttgttaTCTTTTTTCGATAATTTGTATAATTTTCAAATGATATAGTGTTAAGTTATATAATAGCTTTGATTTCTATTAATCTTTAtagttatattttaatttattatatttatcgATTTATGTTTGCATAAATTTATACATTATTTATTTTGTTGCATAAATTAGTAAAAAGTCGATGAAAATGTGTTAAATAaattgttaagatcaactttgTGATATAAACAAATAGTTATTATTTATCTATAAAAGAGTTATTCACTAAAAAGATCATAATAAGTGGTGGTATATCGTCATAGAACCAGTAGCAGAGCCCGCTTGTTAGAGGTGAGGTCCAAGCACCCCACTTGGAAGAGGATTAGAGCCATAATATTACCATATATACCCTTAAATAATTTTCCTTTTACTACAAAACACCATCAATGGCACCTACTCTTATAAGAAAAGTCCcttattgaattttttttgttgaaaaaaacTATAAATATCATAAAATTTCAAAGTGTtgtaattttatttgttttttttaatatgatgAACCTCGGTTAATTTCCATCCTAGATCCGTCACTGATAAAACCAATTTGTTTTGGATTTTAACAAAGTAACATAGAACTCGCGAATGCATGCTCGCGGGTTTGTGGGTTTACTTTTTTTTGACATAAGCAAAATAGATAATGCTTCGCAATACATTTAAGACAAAACTACAACATTGGTCTCTATAGTATTCAAAAAAAAtaggatagggtccaaaaagatTCTTAAATGGAATGTTCAAAATCAAAACATTTATGTGATTTTGGTCCCAAAAACACTTGAAAATACGATTATGTCCATTTTATTGTCTTTTTTGTATTTCTTAAATCTATATTAATACATttacaatttaatatatatatatatatatatatatatatatatatatatatatatatatatatatatatatatatataccataattattggttcttcaaggaaccaaatctttttttcaatttatagagcttattttttatcaaaaaaaaatctaaaaatatctaaatttatatattaacattgtgaatgtgaaaaatatttttcagatTCACGTTGTaaattttcaaagattcacattatgaatttgacgtaaaaaacaaatcgaattttatatcattggaaaaagtataaaaagttatgaatttctgtatttttatttttttttataaaaaataagttctaaaagttaaaaaaaagattggttcattGGTTAATTATAATTATCTATTGAatctcatcatatatatatatatatatatatatatatatatatatatatatatatatatatatatatatatatatatatatatatatatatatatatacccccacccgtaacctctctctctctccactgcCATTATTGTCTCCTTCTGCACTTCAACCTATAAAATACTTTTTTGatcctatccaaagttttttaaaTACGGGACCAATTTTATAGAATTATAGTTTTTGTCTACATTTAAGTCATTTGTGAGGGAAGCTTTTAAATCATTTATGTATATTTGCTTCTTTACAATACAATCGTTAGGAATGATGTGGTATAGGAAACTCGTTATCTCTTTGCAAGCCATGGTTGTTATTAAGGTGGGAGGTGACATAAATGTACTAAAGGGCCATTATGGTTCTACGAGATAGCCACACAATACTCTAATTATCAATCAATAATTGTTAAAAAGTAGTTCATATATTTCATaactttaattaaaaaaaattaaatatgaaaatttaacggtttgaaaattttgaatttataagaaaaatgagaaaatttttgaaCAGTTAAAATTGATGAGACTttaatacattatatatataaagtctttctaataaatacattacttatatattagcTTACATATTAAAtctggaattttaatttaataaaatgaaaaatacaataaaatgacaaatgaaaaataaaaattttaaaaattatagaaaatgtcatgtgtccaaataagAAAGAAgaagacatgtggcaaaaagattTTGATTTATTAGGGAGGAAGCTTGGAAATCTAATTTCAATATACTTGCGTCTTCTTCTAGTGTTTCAACTACTTCAATGGGACTCAATCAACTTCATGCATGTGGTGTTGAGTCATATACCATCCATGAATATCTTTGTTTTCCTTATTTCATCCCTAATCTTATGAGGACTAACTATGAGAAGGTATTGGAAAATTTTCCGATGTTGCAAAAATAAGATGTTGATTTCATTAATTTGTCCATATTGTTTTGCAAGTCATTGTATGGTTTATCCTTATATATCTGACAACATGTTTAATATCACATTGCTTGTGTTGTTAGACAACTCGTTTCTAATGTCAATTATGTCACTACAAGAATAAtaggcaatagcggcgacattTTTAGCAGTGACGGACACTTTTAGCAGCAACATCAAGCAAACGCGTTTTTTGTCACCGCTAAAGGCTTATATTGGCGATCCGTGTCATTTCAACCATAACCGTTGATTTAGGCGATGATCAAACGACTAGGAGGACGTAGAAAACCTCGTGTTATTTTTCCTCCGGTTTGTCGCTGCTAAAAGCTATTCGTCGCCGCTATTGCCAGTTCTGCGATCCGCGTCATTTTAACCCCGTTCGTCGATTTAAGCGATGATCCAACGACATAGGAAACCCTGGATTGTTTTCCCTCCGATGTATCACCGCTAAAGGTTGCCCATCGCCGCTAAAAAGTGTCGACAATAAAATCTGCTTTGTCTTCACTTTCTTCTCTGATATTCTGtttcttctctcttctctctgcTCACCATTGTCGATCTCATCGGAATTTCACCGAATTCTTCGATATTTCACCCCTCTTCCTCTCCATTTTTTcccattttattttccttttctCTTCTCCCTACTAAATTTGGTTGTTGGAATTTTgagatccccccccccccccaattcttGTCGGAGTTTACCTTGATCACCACTGTTCATGACGAAAATTtgataattttaatattttagatgtgtatttgtatgtgtattttgTGTTTGTAGATGTGGATATGTATTGGTATTtgcatttgtatgtatatgtgtatctTGAGTGTattttatgtatgtatatgtgtttttctatgatcatttatatgtatatgtgtattttgtatgtgaattatgtatgtgtatgtgtttttgtatgtatatatgtattttgtatgtgtatttgtatgtataaaaatacatataaatagcgGCGACACCTTTAATGGCGACAAATAGTATTAGCAGCGACACGCCTTTAGCGGCGACTCACTTTTAGCGGTGACGAAAGACAATAGCAGCGACCAGTGGAGCATTAGCGACGGACCAACAACAACGACCATTTAACAGCGACAGGTCGCCGCTAATACTTTTAGCGGCGACATATTTGACCTTTAGCGGTCATGGGGGGCTTTGAGGAGGGGCAAAGTGAGCAGCTGCACAGGACCCaatttttatcattatatatttttatttaaaaattaaattttataataaaGATAATGGCTTTTTTTCTTCTTGTTCGTCCTGggcttttaaaaatatttaatttttcaggACCGGCCCTATCAGCGGCGACCCCGTCACCGCTAATACTCGAATTTCTTGTAGTGTGTAGACATATCCGACGACAAAATAGACTCTTCCATGTCTTCTTTTTAAATTCATTAATGTGTTTTGTAATATTTTGGGTTGTACTTCATAAGTTTATCATTTAGTACTTTTAAGAAACATATCGTGGTTTGGACGTTTGGTACTTTTAAGAAACATTATCGTTTGTTAAATTCAAAAAATTCCTATCATTTGCATTTTAGGTTGATTTTTACATATATCATCCCATATTAATAGATAACTTCATTTCAACTACTTCTCTTCATCTATTTTATCATCTTTATTTTCCTATATAATTGAATAGATAATGAATCCACAAAATGGTACTATTATAGTAATTCTGTGTAGCACAGGGGTGTGGTCGAATGTTAATTTCGTTTTGGAGTATATGTCAGCAAATGTTAAATATAATTTCACTTTCAGTTTGCATCGGGGTATTGATGCAACGAAGTCTGAGACCAAAAATTCAATATAGTATAACCTATTATGGGTTGATTAATTTTATGG containing:
- the LOC111920740 gene encoding transcription factor E2FC, which produces MSMSVAAGADDVNLSVQNPLSRIQQISFCNPPIATQNLPMFLISPKQTIKSEAINTNTIPEEVDCPSFGSLPCGVVKRNKKLKAFKLGNQEPNADSGENLVAACRYDSSLGLLTKKFVNLIHADKDGILDLNKAAVILEVQKRRIYDITNVLEGIGLVEKASKNHIRWKKSKTLSPQNLDKHVKRLKAELQHLNAEESRLDECIRETQQRLNSMEFDHNTRKHLYLRGEDFRNLPCFENETLIAVRAPHGSSIEVPDPDQDYGFSQKQFKLIIRSHTAPIDLYLISESFKESTQEGGSHINKNSRDLQTHLDSVKVNSVDSPSYGIQKIIPPQNDIEDDYWFGPNPEVSATDLWGPNLP